The Lolium rigidum isolate FL_2022 chromosome 1, APGP_CSIRO_Lrig_0.1, whole genome shotgun sequence region AGTTTGGTGTTCTTCATGACGGGAAGAAACCCTACCCTGGCGCCATCTTGGCATGTACGTTGGTCCAGACACATCAGTTTATCTTCAGTTTACCATTGCCTCTTTGTGCTGCAACGTGATAGCTTACTGAGGTATGGATGTTTCAGTGGAGAAGCTCGCCGGGAATGGTGCGAAGATGGTGATAATCAGCAACTCGTCGAGGCGGTCGTCGGTGACCATGGAGAAGctgagcagccttgggttcgacacgTCTTGTTTCCTTGGAGCGATCACTAGCGGGGAGCTCACGCATCAGTACCTTCAGAAGTAAGCTTCATGCTGATGTTTTCTTCTGCTTTTTATTTGATGAAACTTACTCATAAACTTAAGGTGAATTTCTGATTTGATTTTGTAAAAATAGGAGGGATGACCCATGGTTTGCGGCTCTTGGAAGGAAGTGTATACATCTGACATGGGGCAGCCGAGGAGCAATTTCTCTGGAGGTTTGTTGTCCTGTTATTTTTGCTATAATAGTTGTTTCTTCCGAGTATTGGCATGGTATATTTTCCCATTTAATGGCTGAGGTCGGTCATCTGACATATTTGGATAAGTATTAATAACGGCAAGCATTGAATATCCAAATGCATTACTACTATTATGAGGTATACAAGATTCCATGACAAATGATTTTTCATCATTATTTATCAAATCTGTTTGTTGTATTTGCACTGCAAATGTATTTGACCTAATCAGCATTACTTGTATTCTCCTATTAGGGCCTTGGTTTGCAAGTTGTGAGCAATGTTGATGATGCAGAGTTTATACTAGTCCATGGCACCGAAGCCCTGGGTTTGCCTTCAGGTGATCCGCTTCCCAAAAGCCTTGAGGAGCTTGAGCAGGTTCTAGTGATTGGTAGTGAAAAACGACTCCCAATGGTGGTAGCTAATCCAGATTATGTCACTGTTGAAGCTCGAGAGCTGCGTGTCATGCCTGGTGGGTTAATTCGTTTGATCACACACTGATTATTTAACAGTTACTAGATAACATATAACAGTTGTTTAGCTGGTGGTTGTGATAGAAGAGAAAAGCTCAATCTGTTTCTCTTTTAGGCACTCTGGCAGCAAAATATGAAAGTCTTGGCGGTGAAGTAAAGTGGATGGGAAAGCCTGATAAGGTAATACATGACATGTCTACCTTTTCCAGATTAAGTGAATAATTGAACTACTTAAACATGATACAAAGTTGAAATGGCATTCACAGGGTTGTGAACTTGTGATTGCAGCTGTAGTTGGTTGCTTGATCTTAATTGTCTTCTCTTGGTATTTTAGTTCTTGTGTGGCAACTGACCTTGCAAGGTACTCATATGCTGGTGCTTTGTCAGGTTATCTATACTTCAGCAATGTCTGTAGCAGGTGTTGAAGCCCACGAATGTATCACCGTTGGGGATTCGCTGCACCACGACATCAAAGGAGCCAACAGAGCAGGAATGGCATCTGCTTTCGTCACCGCAGGAATCCATGCGGCTGAACTTGGACTCAACGAATTCGGAGAAAGTGCTGGAGATGATGCCGTCAGTGCATTGTGTTGCAAACATAGCTCATACCCATCTCATGTGTTGCCTTCATTTACATGGTAGAAACAGAGTTCCAGACTCAGGTATACCCTTTACACTGGGAGCGTACTCTTTTGAATTGTTGATGAGAGCATGGAGGTGTTTTTGTGTTGTGCCAATTTGTTACGTATTTTTTGGGGGAATAAAATCCTATGTTATTTTGGTTGATAGAAACTGTGATGCCAGAATGTACCTGTATGCCTGTACTTATTCTAGTATATCTGCAAAGTTTTCCTTTGCCCAACTTGACTTCATTCAGAGAAAGGAACGTAAATGGCGGTTCAAGCAGTAGTCTACTATGAACTGCTAGTCACTCAAAAAGACAAGTGATGGAACAACATCAGACATTTTATAGAACACCTCTATTATCATTTGATACAAGTTACTCTGCCTGATTAATTCGCAAATCTCCAGCAGCCAGGATATTGCCGGTTCCATTTTTCTTTGTCGTATATTTTCCTGTGAAATGCTGCCTATTTTACTTGACACCTTATGTTTTTCTTGATGCATAACATATGaacaactttttgagaccattGCTGAAATTGCATCTAGTGAAGGAACTCGATTATGCTGCAACAATGGAAGATTTTGTCTACTCCCTCCAAACTAAATTCCCAACACTTATTATAGATCAGAGGGAGCACTAAAATTTTCCTCAAGAGTCGATGCGATGGTTGGGAAGTAAATAAATGGAAGATTTTGTTTACTCTTCATCCGAACTAAATACCCGGCACTTATTATAGATCAGAGGGAACACTAAACTTTTCCTCAAGAGTCGATGCGATGGTTGGGAAGTAAATAAATGGAAGattttttctactccctccgaaCTAAATCCCTCTGACACTTATTATAGATTAGAGGGAGCACTAATTTTTTTCTCAAGATAAGTGTCAGTATACTACCTAACCTTACCTTCCCTGCTGGACCCATCTTCACCTAATATTTAGCTCTTTTGCCTGCATTATTGCCAACAAGTCTTCACCTAATCTGTACTAGAATACATCAATCTCTTTGTGCTCACAACTGAGACTCGGTTACAGAAAGATGGCAGAATTGCTGCTTCTCCCTGTGGTGCGAGGCGTGGCCAGCAAGGCTGCGAGCGCGCTCATCCAGACCATGACCCACATGTGTGGCGTTGACGGTGACCGCTGCAAGCTGGAGCGCCAGTTGTTGGCCGTCCAGTGCAAGCTGACCGACGCCGAGGTGAAGAGCGAGACCAACCAGTACGTCAAGAGGTGGATGATGGACTTCAGGACCGTTGCCTATGAGGCTGACGATGTCCTAGATGACTTCCAGTATGAGGCTCTGCGCTCCCAGGCCAAGATCGGCGTGTCCAAGACACGCAAGGTACTTATCCACTTCACATCGGACAGCCCACTTCTCTTCCGTCTTACGATGAGCAGGAAGCTGAGAAACGTCCTTGAGAAGATTAATGAACTTGTCGAAGAGATGAACACGTTTGGCCTCCTGAACAGTGTGGAGCAGCCACAGGTTCCTTGTCGGCAGACACACGCAGCACTGAGTGAATATGCAGAGATCTTTGGCAGGTACGCCGACAGGGAGTTGGTGGTGAAGCTTTTGCTTGACCAGCAAGATAATCAGAAGGTTCAGGTTCTGCCAATCTTTGGGATGGGAGGTTTGGGCAAGACGACTCTTGCCAAGATGGTGTACAATGACCACAGGGTCCAGCAACATTTCCAGTTGAACATGTGGCACTGTGTTTCAGAAAACTTCGAAGCTTGTTCTCTTGTGAAATcggtcattgaattggcttctgcgCACTTTTTCCGAAGGGCTATGAGATGGAGAAGGATCTATTGATCCAACTTTGGATGGCAAATGGTTTTATTCAAGACGATGACACAACAAGGTTGACATAGAAGGGAGAATCCATTTTCTATGATTTGGTTTGTAGATCCTTCTTACAAGAATTGAAAATAAAGAAATGGTATTGCATCGGTAACGACACAAGCTATGAGGCAATTGGATGTAAAATGCATGATTTAATGCATGACCTAGCGAAACATGTTACAGATGAATGTGCAACTGTAGAAGAACTGATTCAGCAGAAAGGATCGGTCAAACATGCTCATCACATGACAACTTTAAAGTATGATGAAGAGGAGCAAAACAATGGTGTGTTGAAAGACACTGTATATCTCCGCACCTTTTTAGAGCCATTAATATTACCCAAGAATCTTAAGGAGTTAAGACTGACATCATTAAGAGTGTTGCATTGCTACAATCCTTCTATTATCCATAACCGGGTCATAAGCGGAAAACATTTAAGGTATCTTGACCTTTCCAGGTCTGGCATTGACAGATTGCCAGATTCAATATGTGCGCTGTATAACTTGCAATGTTTGAGGCTCAATGATTGCTCGATCCTACAACACTTACCAGAAGATATGAGTACTATGAGGAAGCTGGTCCACCTTTATCTTTTTGGATGTGGTAGTTTGGAACGAATGCCTCCAAATATTAAGCTACTGAGCAACCTTCGTACACTAACAAATTTTGTTGTGGATACTGAAGTTTGCCGTGGCATTGATGAGCTCGAAGATCTGCACCGTCTTGGAAAGAGGTTGGAACTGTACAATTTGAGAAAAATAAATAGTGAAAATGATGCAAAAAAAGCCAATCTCCACCAAAAGCTGAATATAGTTGAACTGTTGATGCATTGGGGCCGCAGAAAATATGACATGCCTGAAGATGAGGCATGTAATGAGGAGCAAGTGTTGGAGTCTCTTACACCTCATAGTAAACTCCAAATTCTGGCGGTACATGGATATGGTGGCCTCGAAATATCACACTGGATGAGAGAGCCTGGGATGTTTCAGTGTCTAAGAAAGTTAAAAATGTCCAACTGTCCAAGATGTAAGAATATACCTTTAGTATGGCTGTCAACTTCTCTTGAGAATTTGTTTCTTTATGACATGGGTAGCCTGACCACATTATGTAACAGTCTTCATATGGAAGGTGAAGGATACAGTACCCCTGTTCAAATTTTCCCAATGTTAAAGGAAATGACCTTACATAAGTTGCCAAACTTGGAGGTATGGGTAGAAACCAGTTTAACTGATCCTAACAGGCTGGTACTGTTCCCGGTGCTTGAATTGTTAAAAATGAAGGATTGCCCAAAACTTGCGAGTATCCCAGACAGCCCCGTTCTAAAAGACCTGAACATAACAAATTGTTGCAGTCTTCCAGTGAGTTCACTCGCACATCTAACAGCATTGTGTGACCTCCAGTGCGATGGAGAAGGTACTATGTCTACAAACATGCCTTTGGGATTTTGGCCATGTCTTGTCAGTTTAACGGTTTGGTCCCTCGCAAACATGATGATGCTGCCTCCtgaggatcagaaaacccgaaaaAATGCGGAAACCCTTCGGGTGTTGAAGCTTTGTGGTCCCAACTGCTTCATCACAACAGTGGGACTGTCAAAATTGCAACTTAGGCTTTGGAAATGCTTTGCCTCTGTGGAAGAATTGTGGCTTCAACAATGCAGCAACCTTGTCCGTTGGCCAATGGAGGAGTTCCAGAGCTTGGTTCGCCTCAGCTTTCTGCATATTTCTTTGTGTACCAACCTGGAAGGGAGGGGTTCATCTTCTGAGGAGACCCTACCGCTGCCCCATCTGGAGAAGTTACATATTTGCCAATGTTGCAGTTTACTGGAGCTTCCCAAGTTGCCTGCGTCCCTTGAGGAATTGAAGATTAGCCAGTGCAAAAATCTTGTGGCACTACCTTCAAACCTTGGAGATCTAACGAAGCTGACAGTTCTCTATGTGGATCGCTGCTATGACCTGAAAGCTCTACCAGATGGTATGAATCACCTTGCGTCCCTTGAGCAGTTGCAGATTCAAGGCCCTGGTGGAGAGAAATTCCAGCTGGGTCCCGTCCAGTGGCCCCCAGCCATCAGATCCCTGATGATAACTGGCTGCCCCGAGTTGCAAAGGCGTTGCAGAGAAGGTGGGGAGTATTTCCACTTGCTCTCCTCTATTGCGATCAAATGCATTCAAGCACCAGAGTTCCAGCACGAAGAAACAGAATCGAGCATGAAAAAGTTTCTGAAGAGGCTCCTCCCAGCGTGTGCTGACCGCTGACTCTAACTCTGATGCTAACAAGGTGCGTTGCGTATGCCTGACGAGGAGCCTCCGCCTCTCTTCCATTATTGCTTTTCACTGCAAACCTCCATTTCTATATAGGGCTGCATGGTTTTCTGTGTATTTGTTTTTTCTTCCAGAAAGAGGCTTTATGTATATTCGAATTAATCTTCACCTACTGTTTATTCAGTACACTTCAGGGGCCTATTCATCGTTTTTCACATATTCCGTTTCTCTTCTTGTTTCGACCGCCAGGGCAGTTGTGCGGCATTTACATTTTGCTAACCACTGTGACGCGTTCCTGTTATGgaacatttgtttagtcatttgcCCCTGTGCATTAGGACTCTATCCTCTAAAATTTTATTGTTACTGAAGGTTCTGATATGATATTACAAGATtacatattatctaaactagtcacaagctagttttttttttaactCATAATGGTCAAATTGTTTTGGTAAATTTCTGGCTGCTTGTTTAAATGTCGAAGCTTGCTGCCGGTTATGACTTTATTTACTAAGGTCAACCATATGCCATTTCTCTATAACATAGTCAACATCATTTTTTGATGCTAACGATTCTATGGGGGAATGATTGTTCAACTTACTCATGTTCATGGATGGAGCACTGTCCCACACAAAAGCTTTGTCCTCTGACTGACAGGCATAAGACTTTCAGCATGACACATTGACACCCTATTAAGCCGGTGGCAAAATAAAAACTGTTGTGTTGGATAAGGGAAAAAAATGGTGGTTTGAGAGGGCAGGCGCATGTGCCAGAGCGAGCCTGGAGCACAGCGGCCCGTTATCCTCCTACGGTTGGAGGCAGGCGGTACTCGCTGCTCTGTAGCAGTTATCCACCTTGTTATACCATTTACTGATTTACATGGTAGAAGCATGGTCTGGAGGTATACCATTTACGCTAGAAAGCGGTCTAGTACAATGATACTCTTTTTAATTGTCAGTGTGAGCATCAAGACCGTGGAGGCGTTTCTGCGCTGCGCTAATTTATGATGTACTTTTTCAGAAATAAAAACTTTGTTGATTTGATTTATAGGAAGTGCATGCAATTATGGAGGaaccattcaaaaaaaaaatcatggaggAATCCTCTCTGAATTGTTTGCATGCTTTGTTGAATTGAATTTTTGTTGGTCTTGTCCGGGTGCTTTCAGATGGACTTGTATGCTTGATTGCTTGTGCTTATTCAGTTGAAGTATATCATCTGCGGAATGTCctctgctcatcttgaacttttaGAGAGAAGGAAATGTGAATGGCAGTTGAAGCAGTAGTATACTAACTGCTAGGTACTGAAAAAGACGAGTGTCAGAACAAAATGCAGACATTTGGTGAGAACGCATTTTCGGTCGCCAGCATATTGCTGGTTCTACTTTGTTTCTTCTTTGATGTATATATTTCTATAGAAGGCTGCCTATGTTATTTGGAACATTCTGTATTTCTTTGCGCGTATCAGAGGAACTGAACTCTTGAGACGTTGCTGATATTGCATCTAGCGAAGGAACCGGGTTAAGCTGCAACACTGCAATTAAGATTTTGCCTATACTGAACTTCTCCTCAAGAGTCGGTGTGATAGATCTCTAAAAAAAAGAGTCGGTGTGATTGTTGGGAAGCAAATATCTTACATGCCCAGAAATATCTTGTAAAGTCGGCGCTGTGTGACGACATGATCAGGCGCTGAGGATGACAAAACTTATTACTCATATAACGGACACTCGGACAGGCATAGGAcggcagtagcaaaataaaaacttcTGGATTACTGAAAAAAAAGATGATGGTCTGCCAGGGCAGTCGCATGGGCCAGAGCGGGCCTAGAGCACAGCGGCCCGTTATCCTCCCACCGCCGGAAGCGGGCGGTACTCGCTGCTCTGTGAAACCAGCCTCACGCAGTGCCCGCCGCATTATGCAACCGTGAGGCCCAGGAGCCTTCGCTCGAGCCCCCTGGCGCACTACGCAGCTTGGGACGGGCGGGCCGCAAGATCGTGCATACCAGGCCCAGGCCAATGCGACATGctaggcatccaaacaccaccttAATCACCCCCGCTCGGGTTACAAGCCAACGCTACTCAGCTCGGTGGGTCATTGCTTGGGAACCGGGTATTTAAGCTGCTCGCTAACTCTATCGtttggcgaggtgggactaaactaGAAGGGTTAAGGTGTCTAAGCAGGTTTTGGGCCTCAAACAAAAACAGGTGCTTGTTTGTCGCCTTCACGTAGATGGTTAACAGGCCCAGGTTTCCTTTGTCTTTCATGTCTGGTCGACCATTTCGAACCGCCGCTCGCGGCCGGCCGCGGCCGATGGGTACATGCTCGTCACGTCCACGGCCACCATCACGCCGGCGTGCTCCGTCTCGCCGTGGGTGCAGCGCGCCGCGGCGTCACACACACCGGATGTGCCCCTCACTCGGTCACTCCCCACAGGTCCTTTCCTCCTCTCTCCACTCTTGTAGCCATGCAGGCAGGTGCTTGTGAAAATGCCTGAACGAGTGTCCGGCATCCAGAGCGCGCACGACATAGCAAAATTCCTTCCGTGCCAGTTGGAACTTTGCAGTACAAGATGAGAGCGTCTGATTTTGTTTCTGCGCCCACAGGAATTGGCAGGCAAGCTGGTCGCCTCAAATGTCCTCACTCCCTACTATCATACTGCACTTTAACCTAAGAAAGCCAGTAGCCCCAAACTGAAATGTCTCTTCGTCTCTCCGGCGATGCCGGAGGCGATTCGACGAGAGCGGAGAGTTTCCTGAGAAATCCCGTGTGTGAGAGTGAGATTAGAGTGATTCCGACCAATCCCCGCAACATACACCTACATCCCAACAGTTCTACCTCAGATTTCATCCCCCAATCCATCAGGGAAAAACTGAAAATTATTATCCTCAACTCGAGCGACCCAAAAAGAAGCCTTGGATATCTCCGCGCAAGATTCGCCGAATTCAGTCGTATACGACCTAGTAATGGATGCGTTGCCCCTAGTGCAGAGAAGGCGCAGATTACGCCAGCCCTTGATGGTGCAATTTCTGGCGTCCTTATTCATGGGGGGCGAAAATCAAGCGATGGGCCAGGAGCGGAGGCGCAGGTTTCTCTGTCCCTTGATGTTAGCGACGCGCCGTTGGGGACGCCACCTCAGGTAACCGGCGTGTTTATTCAAGGGGAGCGGGAATCAAGCGATGAACCTGATGCAGATTCAAGGGCGATTTCATCGCCGGAGGTAATTGCCCCCTTTCATAGCAGATTTCCGTTTGACTCTCCACCTGTAGACTCTGTCAACCCCATGCTAGAACAAGAGAACACGCAGCTGGAGAAGGCCGTTGATAGGGGTATGAAAAGCCAATCAATGCTCCCAAATTCTCAGCGATTCTACGCTGGGAGCAATCACAGGATCAAGAAACGGCAGAAAATTGCTATAAATCAAGACTCTCCGAAGAGCAGCACACTACCACCCCTCTTCCAATTTCTCTCACTTTTATCCCACAGGTGCCCATCTCCTGTCCTCATGGTTGGGGAAGCGGCGAAGCTGACGATGGAAAACAACACTGTCCAAGCCGGAGGCGGAAGCGGCAGCAGCAATGCTGCTCCCAACAAGATGAGGATGATCGGCGTCGATGGGAGGGAAGGGCAGGGAGCTACCACTGCCCAGGCCAGTCCCTCCCAACGGCTCAAGGGGAAGATGGCCATGATGGAGACGGCGactgagaaggagaagaagattcTAGTCTGGAACATCTCCAAGAACAAGCCGATCTCGCGCATCAGGCTGATGGCCGTGGGGGTCTACCTCTCGATCATGGCGATCACCTCGAAGACTTTGCTAGATGGCATGAAGAGAATCTGGCAGATCCGGGGACACATCGACACCATGCAGCTACCGGACAGAAGGTTTGTTATCGAGTTTTCTGAACTTGGTGATTTTGAGCATGTAGTTAAGGGAGGCCCATGGAATTTTAGAAATGATGTTGTCCTGATAGAAGAGCTTAAGGAAGGGATAGATGCTGAAAGTTTCACTTCTCTACCATACCCATTTGGGTTCAGTTTCAGAAAATCCCTTTCTACCTTCTCTCACAACAGTTAGTCAAGGATTTGGGAAATGAAGTTGGAGAACTGGTCACTTTTGATAAATATGCTAGGGGTGATTTATGTGATAAAATCCTTAGAGCTAGAGTTCGTATTCCCATTGATCAAGCTCTGCAGAGGTGGGTCACCTTTAGGGATGAGTATGAGCAGCAGAACGTAACCACCTGTTTGGCTTATGAAAGGCTCCCCAATTTCTGTTGTTCATGTGGTATAATAGGACATCTAGTCACTGAGTGCAGGGCCCCTGACAAGGAGAAGATGGTGTTGTATGATGTGGGCATTGGGGCACCTCCAACACTCCCTGAAGACCCACGTCGCTGGCCCATTCCAGAGTTCACCGGGCAAGCACGTCAGCTACACACCTTCCCCTGGAGATCCAACCGGGGCAGGGATGGGTGGCTGACACGCACTGGAAATCGGCAACAACTTCCCACCATCGCGCAGGTGGCCAAGGACGTCGGCAAGCTCACCGTCAACGACCCTCAAGAAAACAACGCCAAGGAAGCTGCGCCCACTTTGACGAACACCCCGCCCATGATCCTCGCTTCCTCGCCGCTGCATCAGGAGATCACCATCGCCAACACCAACAAGGATGGTGAGGCCGCCCCTCCTGTGGGAGACGCCGTCCTCGAGAAGCTGCCTTTGCTTCAGGGTGAGATCGCCAAAAACGTGACTGGCAAGGGGGCTGCAACCACAACTATGCCCCCTTCCACTCCGTGCCTTCCCGTGAGCGCCAAGACGGTGGCTATGACCACTAGC contains the following coding sequences:
- the LOC124679460 gene encoding sugar-phosphatase AraL-like, which gives rise to MSSAPAPVFERLAGIRPLAESGRFKAWFLDQFGVLHDGKKPYPGAILALEKLAGNGAKMVIISNSSRRSSVTMEKLSSLGFDTSCFLGAITSGELTHQYLQKRDDPWFAALGRKCIHLTWGSRGAISLEGLGLQVVSNVDDAEFILVHGTEALGLPSGDPLPKSLEELEQVLVIGSEKRLPMVVANPDYVTVEARELRVMPGTLAAKYESLGGEVKWMGKPDKVIYTSAMSVAGVEAHECITVGDSLHHDIKGANRAGMASAFVTAGIHAAELGLNEFGESAGDDAVSALCCKHSSYPSHVLPSFTW